A window of the Electrophorus electricus isolate fEleEle1 chromosome 11, fEleEle1.pri, whole genome shotgun sequence genome harbors these coding sequences:
- the zgc:154142 gene encoding LOW QUALITY PROTEIN: cubilin (The sequence of the model RefSeq protein was modified relative to this genomic sequence to represent the inferred CDS: inserted 4 bases in 3 codons): MDKENQKGTSKEDLSVLEKSLILLVLAMTATCIGLVVVYIIENNNRSGKEVLVSGCGHPVQLSSNTGGFTSGNYPSNYDDGKSCTWLITVESNKVIHLWFEDFSLEDSLTCSADSLTLRDNVGIIGKYCGPSKPKPIVSLGNSLVVHFDTNDRRTDRGFRALYRAVPPDTTTDIVGAGGLLQGDQGELRTPGFPEQSYENGALYQWRVAVNVGDRVRLTFMDFSLVPDVCGDFVDVFDGLSDGNSSLKLGHFCGNKVPAPVVSNSHEMVVRFKSDSTLTARGFSAAYSVANTPPVTTTPQPSKTMLEAEDSGCGSLGNLFGWKGEIHSKGFPDAYPTDLLCSWNISVAEGLVVKLHITDLAIVGEAGQCGRDHLTVSDCQQSLGTHCGFILPPVLVSVSNTMSLSFQTGARLADRGFSARWEAVYPEDIDEIQGCGGFSRQETGVMESENWPMNYPPNRECLWKLKVSEGKTITLTFTHFDMEAGDILLGRCHDNVIVYDGPEKSAKRYGPYCGTNIPPIIRSTGRELVMRFHSDFFTEGKGFRAYWSRDPTLPGPTEPPVPSKPWDNIPTGLTQAVWPNSQTRPTFFYTYGGTLIHKNWVLSAYSSGMACQYADELQRWQMRLCKHNLTLEDXGLWVIYCHGGLKYPAVPTVEFDIAQVRLEVSATEHISVSKGWGDKTAQRTLQLKTLKQVSPPVVPYEVCRSRDYRWVQVKFSMICCVFTLLDELKSVCQGDSGGALVCQDEPXVFTHTSVYLPWIENTLPKHIYNLSRTHCSTSPPADLAAVGDTLTVTFSSNXTGFRATWRAVDPWDIGVFCGFVPRKLTVSRNKATIRFIANGLWEEMGLRGYWTSPWLLDVSVATGPQTLVSFLP, from the exons ATGGACAAAGAGAACCAGAAGGGGACATCCAAGGAAGATCTCAGTGTGTTGGAGAAGAGTCTAATCCTTCTCGTCCTGGCCATGACTGCAACGTGCATTGGCCTGGTTGTGGTCTACATCATTGAGAACAACAACAGAAGTGGAAAAG AGGTGCTGGTATCAGGGTGTGGACACCCAGTGCAGCTGAGTAGTAACACAGGGGGCTTCACCAGTGGGAATTACCCCAGTAACTACGACGATGGCAAGAGCTGTACCTGGCTCATCACTGTGGAGAGCAATAAG GTAATCCATCTGTGGTTCGAAGACTTCTCTCTGGAGGATTCCCTCACCTGCAGTGCAGATTCCCTCACACTCCGGGATAACGTGGGCATTATTG GAAAGTATTGCGGTCCTTCTAAGCCCAAGCCAATAGTGTCGCTGGGAAACAGTTTGGTGGTGCACTTCGACACCAACGACAGACGCACAGACAGAGGATTCAGAGCCTTGTACCGTGCCGTGCCCCCTGACACAACTACAG ACATAGTCGGCGCTGGAGGTCTTCTGCAGGGTGACCAAGGGGAGCTGAGGACCCCTGGCTTCCCGGAGCAGAGCTACGAAAATGGAGCTCTCTACCAG TGGAGGGTTGCTGTGAACGTTGGTGACAGAGTCCGGCTCACGTTCATGGACTTCAGCCTGGTTCCTGATGTCTGCGGTGACTTCGTGGACGTCTTCGATGGACTCTCAGATGGTAATAGTTCACTTAAACTGG GTCACTTCTGTGGAAACAAAGTGCCTGCTCCTGTGGTGTCCAACAGCCATGAAATGGTGGTTCGTTTTAAAAGTGACTCTACCTTGACAGCCAGAGGTTTCAGTGCAGCCTACAGTGTGGCCAACACACCACCTGTCACTACCACCCCTCAGCCTTCTAAGACCATGCTGGAAGCTGAAG ATTCCGGCTGTGGCTCCCTTGGAAATCTTTTTGGATGGAAAGGCGAGATCCACTCGAAGGGTTTCCCTGATGCATATCCCACAGACCTACTTTGCTCCTGGAACATCAGCGTGGCTGAGGGCCTCGTAGTCAAGCTGCACATCACAGACCTTGCAATCGTCGGAGAGGCAGGCCAGTGTGGCCGAGACCACCTGACCGTCTCCGACTGCCAGCAGTCGCTGG gtacacACTGTGGGTTCATTCTTCCTCCGGTGCTTGTCAGTGTCAGTAACACGATGTCTCTGAGTTTCCAGACTGGCGCTCGGCTGGCTGACCGCGGATTCTCTGCCAGGTGGGAGGCTGTTTATCCAGAGGACATTGATG AAATCCAGGGCTGTGGGGGCTTCTCTCGTCAGGAGACAGGGGTCATGGAGTCAGAAAACTGGCCCATGAATTATCCACCCAACAGGGAGTGTCTGTGGAAACTGAAGGTGTCCGAGGGCAAAACCATCACTCTGACATTCACCCACTTTGACATGGAGGCAGGTGACATCCTGCTTGGCCGCTGCCATGACAACGTGATCGTTTACGATGGACCAGAGAAATCGGCCAAGAGATACG GTCCTTACTGCGGTACCAACATTCCTCCTATAATCCGCTCAACAGGAAGGGAACTGGTGATGCGTTTTCATTCTGACTTCTTCACGGAAGGAAAAGGATTCCGAGCATATTGGAGCAGAGATCCCACCCTGCCTGGTCCGACTGAACCTCCTGTGCCTTCTAAGCCATGGGACAACATTCCTACAGGCCTGACTCAGGCT GTTTGGCCCAACTCCCAGACAAGGCCCACGTTCTTTTACACGTACGGTGGGACCCTCATTCATAAGAACTGGGTTCTGTCAGCTTACTCCTCAGGTATGGCCTGTCA GTATGCAGATGAGCTGCAGAGATGGCAGATGCGTCTGTGCAAACACAACCTAACCCTGGAGG CCGGCTTGTGGGTCATCTACTGCCACGGGGGCTTGAAATACCCCGCTGTGCCCACCGTGGAGTTTGACATCGCTCAGGTGCGCTTAGAGGTCAGCGCCACCGAGCACATCAGCGTGTCTAAAGGCTGGGGGGACAAGACAGCCCAAAGAACATTGCAGCTCA AGACTCTGAAGCAGGTATCTCCACCCGTGGTGCCGTATGAGGTCTGCCGAAGCAGGGACTACAGGTGGGTCCAGGTCAAGTTCTCCATGATCTGCTGTGTTTTCACGCTGCTTGATGAGCTGAAGTCTGTGTGCCAG GGGGACTCAGGTGGGGCCCTCGTGTGCCAGGATGAGC GCGTGTTCACCCACACGTCCGTGTACCTGCCCTGGATAGAAAACACCCTCCCAAAGCACATATACAACCTCAGCA GAACCCACTGCAGCACATCCCCTCCAGCAGACCTGGCTGCCGTTGGCGACACCCTGACTGTTACTTTCTCGTCCAA AACAGGGTTTAGAGCCACATGGAGAGCTGTGGACCCATGGGACATTG GCGTGTTCTGTGGGTTTGTGCCTCGGAAGCTGACCGTGAGCAGAAACAAGGCCACAATTCGCTTCATTGCCAATGGGCTGTGGGAGGAGATGGGTCTCCGTGGCTACTGGACGTCTCCGTGGCTACTGGACGTCTCCGTGGCTACTGGACCACAGACCCTAGTGTCTTTCCTACCCTGA